The Terriglobus roseus region TTCAACCATATCCCCGGCAGGCTGAATGCCCGCGCCGGCGGTACGGTGGCGTCCCTGTCGCAGCGTGAACGCGTGGAAAAGGTCGCCGCAGAAGTCGCGCAGGCAGAGGAATCTCCTGCCCTTGACCTGACCATCGCAATGGAGGCTCCCCAGCCCCATATAACGCCGGTTCGGCAGCACATCGATTCAGTCCTACCCGCATCGCCCGGCCTGTGGCCTCCACCACTCCTTTTCCGGCCACCCCCAGCATTCTCCGTCGCCTGAAGCCCTCGCGCAGCTTTGTTTGCGCGCAGTCCCTTCTTGTTTGGCACCCAACGGAGAGTTTCGCCATGACATCTGCCTGCCCCACCACATCAGAGCGCCAACAGCGCCTCCTGCAACTCGTCGTGGATCATCGCAATTACTTTCTGCGCATCGCCCACCGCATCCTGCATAACGAGCACGACGCGGAAGACACCCTGCAGAACGCCTTTTATTCCGCATGGAAAGCGCTCGACGGCTTCCGTGAAGACGCGCAGTGGAAGACCTGGTTCACTAGCATCGTCATCAACAAATCGCTGGCCCTGCTGCGTTCGCAGAAGGTGCGTCTCGCCGCGTCCATTGATGAAGACCCGCTGCTGCTCTCGGAGTTTGAAATGCAGCGTGCCGACCACATGGAAACCCCAGAGCGCGCACTCCTCCGCAATGAAGACCACAGCATCCTTCTCTTGCGCATGGAACGTTTACCCGCAGGAACCCAGGCGGTCCTTCGCATGCGCTACTTTGACGAACTCTCCGTGGAAACCATCGCAGCCCGTCGCGGAGCCACGCCACGAAGCGTGGAAGGCCATCTGATGCGCGGCAAGAAGCTCCTCCGCCGCGACGCCCACAAAGTGCCGCGAGCTTTATTGCGCCCTTCAACACGCGCATTCGCAGTTACGGCAGCGTAAATCGCACCTCGCCGCGCCGGTGTTTCATCCAACACCGGCGCGGCCTACAATAAAAGGTGCATGTCTTCCGAACAGATCGTCGATCCGAACAATCCGGCCACTGAAGAACCAAAGCGTTATCAGCCCAACGAGATTGAGCCGCGCCTGCAGGCCATCTGGGACGCTGACCCATCGCTGTACGCGGCTGACCCCATCGCCACCAGCAAAAAGCCGAAGTATTACGTGCTGGAAATGCTGCCGTATCCCTCCGGCAAGCTGCACATGGGCCACGTCCGCAATTACTCCATCGGCGACGCCCTCGCGCGCTACCAGTGGATGAACGGCTTCAATGTCCTTCACCCCATGGGGTGGGACAGCTTCGGCCTGCCCGCTGAAAACGCCGCCATCAAGAACAACACCGCACCGCGCGAGTGGACGCTGAGCAACATCGCCGAAATGCGCAAGCAGATGCAGCGCATGGGCCTGTCGTACGACTGGTCGCGCGAAGTCACCACCTGCCTGCCTGAGTACTATCGCTGGAATCAGTGGCTGTTCCTGGAAATGCTGAAGCGCGATCTCGCCTTCCGCCGCAAGAGCAAGGTCAACTGGTGCCCCAACTGCAACACGGTGCTCGCCAACGAGCAGGTCATCGCAGGCTGCTGCTGGCGCCATGAAGATACGCTGGTGGAACAGCGCGACCTCACGCAGTGGTTCTTCCGCATCACCAACTACGCGGACGAACTGCTCGACGGCCTCGACAATTTGGAAGGTTGGCCTGAGAAGGTGCGCGTCATGCAGCGCAACTGGATCGGCCGCAGCGAAGGTGCTGAAGTCACATTCGCCGTGGACGGCTGCACCGACGAAATGACCATCACGGTCTTCACCACGCGCATTGATACCATCTTCGGCGCGTCGTCCTTGCAGCTTGCACCGGACCATCCCATCGTCCAGCACTGGGCTGGCGGGGATGCAGAACTGTCCGTTGAAGTCGACAAGATGCTCGCCGAGCAGAAGACCGCGCGCGACACCGACATGCTGGGCGAACTGCCCAAGCACGGCGTGCCCACAGGCCGTTTCGTCATTAACCACTTCAACGGCGAAAAGCTGCCAGTGTGGATCGCCAACTACGTTCTCTCCGGCTACGGCACAGGCGCAGTCATGAGCGTGCCCGCGCACGACGAACGCGACTTCGAGTTCGCAACGAAGTACGGCCTACCCATCAAGCGAGTCATCGCGCCCAACCTCGACACCAACGACCTGCCGTTGCCCTACACGGACAAGGCAGAGTCAGTGCTGATCGACAGCGGCGAATGGACCGGCGAAGCCGTGCTTGAAGCGCAGGACAAGATGTCGTCCTTCGCAGAGAAGAACGGCTTCGGCAAGAAGACCACCACATATCGCTTGAAGGACTGGGGCGTTTCGCGCCAGCGTTATTGGGGCACGCCCATCCCTGTCGTCTACTGCGACAAGTGCGGCATGCAGCCAGTGCCGGAAGACCAGTTGCCCGTACTGTTGCCAGAGAACGTTGACCTCGCAGTCGTCGATGGCTCACCGCTCTCGCGCGCGGAAGACTTTGTCAACACGACGTGTCCGAACTGCGACGGTCCCGCGCGTCGCGAAACAGACACCATGGATACCTTCGTCGATTCGTCCTGGTACTTCTATCGCTACACCGACGCGCGCAACAACACCGCGCCCTTCGCCAGCGAAGCCGCAAACTACTGGTTCCCCATCGACCAGTACATCGGCGGTGTCGAGCACGCGATCCTGCACCTGATCTACTCGCGCTACTGGACAAAGGTCATGCGCGACATTGGCCTCATCAAGAACAGTGAGCCCGCAACGCGCCTCTTCACGCAGGGCATGGTCATCAAGAATGGCGCGAAGATGTCCAAGTCCAAGGGCAACGTTGTCTCGCCCGACGACATGATCGCCAAGTACGGCGCAGACGCAACGCGTATGTACGCACTCTTCGCTGCACCGCCAGATCGTGATCTGGAATGGCAGGAAGAAGGCGTCGCCGGTGTCTATCGCTTCCTCTCGCGCGTGCATCGCCTCACCACTAAGTACGCCGCGCTGCATCGCGCAACGGAACACACGCAGACCCTCGAAGGCCTAAGCGTCGACGGTCAGCACCTGCTGCGCACATTGCATCAGACCATCGCAAAGATCACGCTGGACTTCAGCGGTCGCTGGCACTTCAACACCTGCATCGCTTCCGTGATGATGCTGGTGAATGAAATCTCCGCCAGCGAAGCGAAGATGGACGCAGGCGACATCTCGCCCGCAACCATCCGCGAAGTCTTCCGCGGTCTCGTGCTGTTGCTCGCACCGTTCGCGCCATTCCTCTCGCAGGAACTGTGGACGGAGCTTGGTCACACCGGCATCGTCTTCCGTCAGCCCTGGCCCATCGCAGATGAGGAACTCGCGCGCGAAGACGAAATCGAAATCCCCGTGCAGGTCAACGGCAAACTCGTCAACGTCATCAAGGTTGACGCAGCCGCGGACGCCGACACCATCAAGGCCGCAGCAAAGGCCGATGAGAAGGTGGCCGCACGTATCGCAGGCAAGACCATCGTCAAGGAGATCTTCGTTCCCGGCAAGATGGTCAACCTCGTTGTGAAGGGATAGTTCGTTTGGTTAAGGAACAGCAGCGCGCCACGCAGGGATTCGTCGCCACACTCACACAGGTGCGCAACCATCCTTCGTGGGTGCTGCTGGAACTCACTTGGCGATGGCTCTTCGGCATCCCCGCCATCGCCATCGTTTACCTGCAGGCGTCCAAAGTCTTCGCATCGGTGCCGTGGCAAGCCACCAACATTGAAGCCCTCACGGTGAATCAACTCCTCACCGACCCCATGAAGGCCTCCGCCACCATCGCAGACTTTGCAGCCATCGTCCTCCCCGGTCTGCTGCACGTCGCATCGTGGCTCGCGCCGGTAATGCTCGTCGTATGGGCTATCGTCTCCGGCATCGGACGCACCATCGTTCTCCGCCGCATCGACTCCACATTGCAACCGCGCATCGGTGTCATGGTCGCGTTGCAACTCCTGCGCATCCTGCCGCTCGCTGCGTTGTTTACCGCATGGTTCTTCGGCGTGCAGGCACTCGGCCGCTGGACCATTGTGAATCCCATCGCCAGCGGCGGCGAACCCATCATCATGGCTTACGTGGGTGGGGTTATCTTTCTCACGCTCAGCCTGTTCGTCGTCTCAGCACTCATCGGCTGGATTTTCAGCCTCGCGCCACTGCTCTCCGCAATCCATCGCAGCAGCGTAGGCGCCAGCATCACGCAAGCTATCC contains the following coding sequences:
- a CDS encoding RNA polymerase sigma factor is translated as MTSACPTTSERQQRLLQLVVDHRNYFLRIAHRILHNEHDAEDTLQNAFYSAWKALDGFREDAQWKTWFTSIVINKSLALLRSQKVRLAASIDEDPLLLSEFEMQRADHMETPERALLRNEDHSILLLRMERLPAGTQAVLRMRYFDELSVETIAARRGATPRSVEGHLMRGKKLLRRDAHKVPRALLRPSTRAFAVTAA
- the leuS gene encoding leucine--tRNA ligase, with amino-acid sequence MSSEQIVDPNNPATEEPKRYQPNEIEPRLQAIWDADPSLYAADPIATSKKPKYYVLEMLPYPSGKLHMGHVRNYSIGDALARYQWMNGFNVLHPMGWDSFGLPAENAAIKNNTAPREWTLSNIAEMRKQMQRMGLSYDWSREVTTCLPEYYRWNQWLFLEMLKRDLAFRRKSKVNWCPNCNTVLANEQVIAGCCWRHEDTLVEQRDLTQWFFRITNYADELLDGLDNLEGWPEKVRVMQRNWIGRSEGAEVTFAVDGCTDEMTITVFTTRIDTIFGASSLQLAPDHPIVQHWAGGDAELSVEVDKMLAEQKTARDTDMLGELPKHGVPTGRFVINHFNGEKLPVWIANYVLSGYGTGAVMSVPAHDERDFEFATKYGLPIKRVIAPNLDTNDLPLPYTDKAESVLIDSGEWTGEAVLEAQDKMSSFAEKNGFGKKTTTYRLKDWGVSRQRYWGTPIPVVYCDKCGMQPVPEDQLPVLLPENVDLAVVDGSPLSRAEDFVNTTCPNCDGPARRETDTMDTFVDSSWYFYRYTDARNNTAPFASEAANYWFPIDQYIGGVEHAILHLIYSRYWTKVMRDIGLIKNSEPATRLFTQGMVIKNGAKMSKSKGNVVSPDDMIAKYGADATRMYALFAAPPDRDLEWQEEGVAGVYRFLSRVHRLTTKYAALHRATEHTQTLEGLSVDGQHLLRTLHQTIAKITLDFSGRWHFNTCIASVMMLVNEISASEAKMDAGDISPATIREVFRGLVLLLAPFAPFLSQELWTELGHTGIVFRQPWPIADEELAREDEIEIPVQVNGKLVNVIKVDAAADADTIKAAAKADEKVAARIAGKTIVKEIFVPGKMVNLVVKG